The Acetonema longum DSM 6540 genome has a segment encoding these proteins:
- a CDS encoding DUF1659 domain-containing protein → MAVSKVPQSSRVGIKVQTGVSTAGAPVYRVRNLQNVKSAAPDEDVYAVAQAMAALQQHSVVSISRVDEANLVNE, encoded by the coding sequence ATGGCAGTATCCAAAGTTCCCCAATCCAGCCGGGTGGGGATCAAAGTCCAGACCGGCGTCAGCACCGCCGGCGCCCCGGTGTACCGCGTCCGCAACCTGCAGAACGTGAAGTCCGCCGCCCCGGACGAGGACGTTTACGCCGTGGCCCAGGCCATGGCCGCGCTGCAGCAGCATTCCGTTGTCTCCATCAGCCGTGTGGACGA